One window of Thermocoleostomius sinensis A174 genomic DNA carries:
- a CDS encoding thioredoxin family protein: MFMMRNPIEDYSPVALSTTSLERGEYHHFSFVITEIEKHLLGYKPQAQLRYLCHLTSDRLILEPQAKANELQAISNIAASLSTSLNRAPFYQITYDNIASLTLVRSLNLASYVKLTLKPSEKDTVEELTFIATPTPQGRIENPSANRSADFVELGNLMLQVDETFIREIQQSRIPVLVYFWAAGCQPCEIFAPTIDNISEQFGDRITIIKVNMDADPSLPMRYGINTIPTVLLFKDGAIVDKIDGAIPAALFTKVLSRHLATATVE; the protein is encoded by the coding sequence ATGTTCATGATGAGAAACCCGATCGAAGATTATTCTCCTGTTGCTCTTAGCACCACTAGTTTAGAACGTGGAGAATACCATCACTTCTCATTTGTAATTACCGAAATTGAAAAACACCTATTGGGATATAAACCACAGGCGCAACTGCGTTATCTCTGTCATCTTACCAGCGATCGGTTGATCCTAGAGCCTCAAGCTAAGGCAAACGAGTTGCAAGCGATTAGCAACATTGCAGCGTCTTTATCTACTTCGTTGAACCGTGCTCCCTTCTATCAAATTACCTATGACAACATCGCATCTCTAACCTTAGTGCGATCGTTAAATCTAGCATCCTATGTGAAATTAACGCTGAAGCCATCAGAGAAAGATACTGTTGAAGAACTGACATTCATTGCCACTCCAACTCCGCAAGGACGGATTGAGAACCCCTCAGCCAATCGTTCTGCTGATTTTGTTGAGCTAGGCAATTTGATGCTACAGGTTGATGAAACGTTTATCCGCGAAATTCAACAGAGCCGCATTCCGGTATTAGTTTACTTCTGGGCGGCAGGTTGTCAGCCATGCGAGATTTTTGCGCCAACCATCGATAATATTTCTGAACAGTTTGGCGATCGGATCACAATTATCAAGGTCAATATGGACGCAGATCCCAGCTTGCCGATGCGCTATGGCATCAACACAATTCCTACCGTTCTCTTATTCAAAGACGGCGCGATCGTAGACAAAATTGATGGAGCCATTCCTGCGGCGTTGTTTACTAAAGTTCTCAGCCGTCATCTTGCTACGGCAACAGTTGAATAG
- the ppk1 gene encoding polyphosphate kinase 1 yields MSKAKASKKSTPEVSHVDREHYINRELSWLEFNRRVLHEAIDDRTPLLERLKFMSIFSSNLDEFFMVRVAVLKDQVAAQVSQLTPDGRTPQQQLQDISAILHPMVVKQHQHFETELRPELANHGIHLLNYIDLNQEQRLYLQDRFEKRIFPTLTPLAVDPSHPFPHMSNLSLNLAVVIKASAQADEKFARVKVPTSIHPRFVVFPEELRQHDGKPVVWMGVPLEQVIAHNLEMLFPGMIIQEYSLFRLTRDADLAVEEEEADDLLLAIQQELRKRRLGGSAVRMEIHASMPQSVRERLMQELELADNDIYEVDGLMNLKDLMSLRSLPLPELKDPSWSPVVPPRLQLVNELVAEGTPLEEGNDVFSVIRRKDLLVHHPYDSFAASVELFITQAAIDPNVLAIKMTLYRTSGDSPIVNALITAAENGKQVAVLVELKARFDEENNINWARKLEQTGVHVVYGLVGLKTHTKTTLVVRQEGDRIRRYVHVGTGNYNSKTAKLYTDLGLLSCREELGADLTDLFNYLTGYSRQRSYRKLLVAPVNLRDHMVSLIRREIEQCKSGKSGRIIAKMNSLVDPQIIATLYEASQADVQIDLIVRGICCLRPGLKPVSENIRVISVIGRYLEHSRIFYFQNSGNEELYIGSADWMPRNLDRRVEAVTPVEDPDLAKDLQEILSIMLSDNRQAWELQPDGSYVQRHPQNGEPERSAHKMLMELARPKEND; encoded by the coding sequence ATTTCTAAAGCAAAAGCCTCGAAGAAATCCACACCCGAGGTTAGCCATGTCGATCGCGAACACTACATTAATCGCGAGTTAAGCTGGCTTGAATTCAATCGTCGCGTATTGCATGAAGCCATTGATGATCGCACGCCTTTACTAGAGCGGCTCAAGTTTATGTCGATCTTTAGCTCGAACCTAGACGAGTTTTTCATGGTGCGAGTGGCCGTTCTCAAAGATCAAGTCGCGGCTCAAGTTAGCCAACTGACCCCTGACGGGCGTACACCGCAACAGCAATTACAGGACATTAGTGCAATACTGCATCCGATGGTAGTAAAGCAACACCAACATTTTGAAACCGAGCTACGTCCTGAGTTGGCCAATCACGGCATTCATTTACTAAACTACATAGACTTGAACCAGGAGCAACGGCTGTACTTACAAGATCGGTTTGAGAAGCGCATCTTTCCCACTTTGACCCCTCTGGCAGTTGATCCTAGCCATCCATTTCCGCACATGTCGAACCTCAGCCTCAATTTGGCCGTGGTGATCAAGGCGTCGGCCCAAGCTGACGAAAAGTTTGCCAGGGTTAAAGTTCCAACGAGCATCCACCCGCGTTTTGTTGTCTTTCCCGAAGAGTTGCGACAACACGATGGCAAACCTGTAGTGTGGATGGGGGTGCCGCTGGAACAGGTGATTGCCCACAACTTGGAAATGTTGTTTCCTGGCATGATTATTCAAGAATATTCGCTGTTTCGGCTGACTCGCGATGCCGATCTAGCCGTTGAAGAAGAAGAAGCCGACGATTTGCTATTGGCGATTCAGCAAGAACTTCGCAAACGCCGCTTGGGAGGTTCAGCGGTCAGGATGGAAATCCATGCCTCGATGCCGCAGTCGGTGCGAGAGCGGTTAATGCAGGAATTAGAGCTAGCCGATAATGACATTTATGAAGTAGACGGCTTGATGAACCTCAAGGATCTCATGTCCCTGCGATCGCTGCCATTGCCAGAGCTAAAAGATCCGTCTTGGTCGCCTGTGGTGCCGCCGCGGTTGCAACTTGTGAATGAGTTGGTGGCTGAAGGAACTCCTCTGGAAGAGGGTAATGATGTCTTCTCAGTCATTCGTCGTAAGGATTTGTTGGTGCATCATCCCTATGATTCTTTTGCCGCTTCTGTAGAGCTTTTCATTACTCAAGCGGCGATCGATCCGAATGTGTTGGCCATTAAGATGACGCTGTATCGTACCTCTGGTGATTCTCCGATTGTCAATGCACTGATTACAGCGGCTGAAAACGGCAAACAGGTGGCCGTATTGGTAGAATTGAAGGCTCGCTTTGATGAAGAAAATAACATCAACTGGGCCCGCAAGCTTGAACAGACAGGTGTTCATGTGGTGTACGGGCTAGTTGGGCTAAAAACGCACACCAAAACTACTCTGGTTGTGCGGCAAGAGGGCGATCGCATTCGGCGCTATGTGCATGTGGGGACTGGAAACTACAATTCCAAAACTGCAAAACTGTACACTGACTTGGGTTTACTCAGTTGTCGAGAAGAACTTGGGGCAGATCTAACCGATCTGTTTAACTACTTAACGGGCTATTCACGGCAACGATCGTATCGCAAACTGTTGGTGGCTCCGGTCAATTTGCGCGATCACATGGTGAGTTTGATTCGTCGCGAGATTGAGCAGTGCAAGTCCGGAAAGTCGGGCCGGATTATTGCCAAGATGAATTCGTTGGTTGATCCACAAATTATTGCTACGTTGTACGAAGCCTCGCAAGCAGATGTGCAAATTGATTTAATTGTGCGAGGAATTTGTTGTCTGCGCCCTGGACTGAAGCCTGTTAGTGAAAACATTCGTGTGATTAGTGTAATCGGACGATATCTGGAACATTCACGAATTTTCTATTTTCAGAATAGCGGCAACGAAGAACTATACATTGGCAGCGCTGATTGGATGCCGCGCAACCTCGATCGTCGGGTAGAAGCAGTAACTCCGGTTGAAGATCCAGATTTAGCCAAGGATTTGCAAGAAATTTTGAGCATCATGTTGTCAGATAACCGCCAAGCGTGGGAACTTCAGCCTGATGGCTCTTATGTGCAACGCCATCCCCAAAACGGCGAACCAGAACGCAGTGCTCATAAGATGCTGATGGAGCTGGCCCGTCCCAAAGAGAATGATTGA
- a CDS encoding YbjN domain-containing protein: MAAYELELDTPTDSGVTDADVTLNYVEIIETVISSLQEDQSAMVSHTDGGYIWKFKYGSVEVFVQLPGLSEDDDLAVWASVLKLPVQNEAGLLRKLMEMNWSSTFEARFAIFDDQIVVCAKRALAGLSPAEISRNITIVATIADDNDEALQAEFG; encoded by the coding sequence ATGGCTGCCTACGAACTTGAACTCGATACTCCTACGGATTCTGGTGTAACGGATGCGGACGTGACGCTGAACTATGTAGAGATCATTGAAACAGTCATCTCCAGTTTGCAAGAAGACCAGAGTGCGATGGTTAGCCACACGGATGGAGGCTATATCTGGAAGTTTAAATATGGAAGTGTGGAAGTGTTTGTTCAGCTTCCTGGTCTCAGCGAAGATGATGATTTAGCAGTGTGGGCATCTGTCTTGAAACTACCTGTGCAAAATGAGGCAGGACTGTTGCGCAAGTTAATGGAAATGAACTGGAGCAGCACATTCGAAGCGCGTTTTGCTATTTTTGATGACCAAATCGTTGTTTGTGCGAAACGGGCATTGGCAGGGCTGTCTCCGGCGGAAATTTCGCGCAACATCACGATCGTGGCTACCATTGCCGATGATAATGACGAGGCCCTGCAAGCAGAGTTTGGATAA
- a CDS encoding DUF72 domain-containing protein, with amino-acid sequence MDFRLGCAIWSYKDWIGEFFPVGSRAIDFLQLYSRRLTAVEANTTFYSIPEADTVQRWVTETPDGFHFCPKLPRTITHAGLLTPTLSETLAFLERMQALHPRLGPFFAQLPPTYGPSYIDDLTTFLAAFPRHDRALALEVRHPDWFQEPHATELNTRLQQLDVGRVLLDTRPIYDSPDDPQQYSQRRKPQVPLQPIVTARFSLIRYISHPDLNQNQPYLHQWVTQVQQWLQAGIQLYFFVHCPNEQQSPTIARHFQRLLEQHDVPVPSLPWDAIEEPPTQLSLF; translated from the coding sequence ATGGACTTTCGATTAGGTTGTGCCATTTGGAGCTACAAGGATTGGATTGGTGAGTTCTTCCCCGTTGGCAGTCGGGCGATCGACTTTTTGCAGTTGTATAGCCGCCGCTTGACCGCCGTGGAGGCAAACACCACGTTCTATTCCATTCCCGAGGCCGACACTGTACAGCGGTGGGTAACTGAAACGCCTGACGGGTTTCACTTTTGCCCAAAGTTGCCGCGAACGATTACCCATGCTGGATTGCTCACGCCCACCTTGTCAGAGACTCTCGCGTTTTTAGAGCGGATGCAAGCATTACACCCGCGCTTGGGTCCCTTCTTTGCTCAACTTCCCCCTACCTATGGCCCATCCTATATCGACGATCTCACCACATTTTTGGCAGCTTTTCCGCGTCACGATCGAGCCTTAGCGCTGGAAGTTCGGCATCCTGATTGGTTTCAAGAACCCCATGCCACTGAACTCAATACTCGGTTGCAGCAGTTGGACGTTGGTCGCGTGCTGTTAGATACCCGCCCAATCTACGATAGCCCTGATGATCCTCAGCAATATTCTCAGCGCCGCAAACCGCAAGTACCACTTCAGCCTATTGTCACCGCTCGCTTCAGCCTGATTCGCTATATTAGCCATCCCGACTTGAACCAAAATCAACCCTATCTACACCAATGGGTCACACAGGTGCAACAATGGCTTCAAGCTGGCATTCAACTTTACTTTTTTGTGCATTGCCCCAACGAGCAACAGTCGCCAACAATCGCTCGTCATTTTCAGCGTTTACTAGAACAGCACGATGTTCCCGTACCATCGCTGCCGTGGGATGCAATTGAAGAGCCACCCACCCAACTCAGCTTGTTTTAA
- a CDS encoding GAF domain-containing protein: MNLNHWEQLRNCCRDEMAFAQLQQLLSIAQKSPALERHYALLRIINKFQESQESLDLATIFDTTVTEVRQLLCADRACIFRFAANSNWTQGEFISEDVIPAFHSALEIQVYDRCFGTQHAMHYQAGHIQAVTDIYQAGFQDCHLQILRRFQIRANLVVPLLQRSRLWGLLCVHQCAAPRNWQPDEIEFVAQIAKHLGIALQQVELLETTQQQAIELSQTIDQLKENQVHLVHTEKMSNLRQLVASVVHEINNPANFIYGNLSHVRQYAENLLELLARYRQEHANPSQALVNRLSELDFDFLAEDFPKILTSMQLGVDRIRQVILSLCHFSETNESRMRLVNIHDSLESVLLILQHRFKSNTKLGRIQLVKDYGELPLVECYANQLSQVFMYLLTYALDALEAQASRNAEAAINHLQIIIRTGIIPDLQTGIDRIIVRIADTGSGMPQPLQSQLIESNSTRLTNQDGELGLAISRQIIVDRHGGSLECYSQPGEGTEFWIELPLRQELPQEVTAGRTMEAWTFD, translated from the coding sequence ATGAATTTGAATCACTGGGAACAATTACGCAACTGTTGCCGGGATGAAATGGCGTTTGCTCAGTTACAGCAACTCCTTTCAATCGCGCAGAAATCACCTGCCCTAGAGCGCCATTATGCCCTTTTACGAATCATCAATAAATTTCAAGAATCGCAAGAATCGTTAGATCTAGCAACAATCTTTGACACAACTGTAACAGAGGTTCGTCAACTTCTCTGTGCCGATCGAGCCTGCATTTTTCGTTTCGCCGCCAACTCCAATTGGACTCAAGGTGAATTTATTTCAGAAGATGTCATTCCAGCTTTTCATTCGGCTCTAGAGATTCAAGTTTACGATCGCTGCTTTGGTACACAACATGCCATGCATTACCAAGCCGGTCACATTCAAGCTGTGACTGATATTTATCAAGCGGGGTTTCAAGACTGCCATTTGCAAATTTTAAGACGGTTTCAAATCCGTGCAAATTTGGTTGTGCCGTTGCTTCAGCGATCGCGCTTGTGGGGACTACTGTGCGTTCATCAATGTGCGGCTCCTCGAAACTGGCAACCTGATGAAATTGAATTTGTGGCCCAGATTGCAAAGCATTTGGGAATTGCCTTACAACAAGTTGAGCTATTAGAAACGACTCAACAGCAGGCAATTGAACTATCCCAAACGATCGACCAATTGAAGGAAAACCAAGTGCACCTGGTTCATACCGAAAAGATGTCCAATTTGAGGCAATTAGTTGCCAGTGTTGTGCACGAAATCAATAATCCTGCCAACTTTATCTACGGAAATTTATCTCATGTCCGTCAATATGCAGAGAATCTGCTAGAGTTGCTTGCTCGCTATCGTCAAGAACATGCAAACCCTAGCCAAGCTTTAGTCAATCGCTTATCAGAATTAGATTTTGACTTTCTAGCAGAAGATTTTCCTAAAATTCTAACATCCATGCAACTAGGAGTCGATCGCATTCGTCAAGTTATTCTATCGTTGTGTCACTTTTCGGAAACTAATGAATCTAGAATGCGGTTAGTTAATATTCACGATAGTTTAGAGAGTGTGTTACTAATCTTGCAGCATCGGTTTAAATCAAACACTAAGTTGGGCAGAATTCAGCTTGTCAAAGACTATGGTGAACTGCCCTTAGTGGAATGCTACGCCAATCAACTGAGCCAAGTGTTTATGTACCTTCTCACCTATGCACTAGATGCTTTAGAAGCCCAAGCCAGTAGGAACGCTGAGGCAGCAATCAATCACCTGCAAATTATTATTCGCACAGGTATCATTCCTGATCTACAAACCGGGATCGATCGAATTATTGTTCGTATTGCTGATACTGGCTCCGGGATGCCTCAACCGCTTCAGTCTCAACTGATTGAGTCCAATTCCACAAGACTCACAAATCAGGACGGTGAATTGGGGTTGGCGATCAGTCGCCAAATCATTGTCGATCGCCACGGTGGCTCGTTGGAGTGCTATTCTCAACCCGGTGAAGGAACCGAGTTCTGGATTGAACTTCCCCTGCGACAAGAACTACCGCAGGAAGTGACGGCTGGCCGTACGATGGAAGCATGGACTTTCGATTAG
- the recD2 gene encoding SF1B family DNA helicase RecD2, whose product MVERLTYHSEETGYTVARLKAPRTSELVTIVGSFANIQAGQTLHLEGMWRDHPKYGQQFQVVKYRETKPATITGIEKYLGSGLIKGVGPVTAKRIVAHFGLETLEIIENQIERLQEVPGIALKRVKMIQQAWTMQKAIKEVMLFLQGHGVSTTYAVKIYKQYGDDSIDIVTRNPYQLAIDVYGIGFVTADAIARNLGIDPGSEFRYRSGILHVLSEASDDGHCFLPQAELVERVVNRLAVADHQPDPEEIQTLTTQMALDGELVLQGGSDQFEGQFICYSPPFYGAEQGMADRLTRLLAHDLSVDLPRVQRWIDRFTEKTGLQLSAQQRQAVEMAASHRVLVLTGGPGTGKTFTTRTIVALWKAMGKTIALASPTGRAAQRLSEMTGREAKTVHRLLEFDPSTMAFKRDGQNPIEADCVIVDEASMLDLFLANSLVKAIAPQAQLLLVGDTDQLPSVGPGNILGDLIASEKIPVIRLTEVFRQAQTSQIVSNAHRINKGQFPQLELVSNQPQTDCLWINAPEPPHGVQAIRDVIVDLIPKLGFNAARDVQVLCPMVRGEVGTRNLNQVLQQLINPPAPDKSEMTRGGTTLRVGDRIIQQVNDYNREVFNGDLGTICAIDPDEQEVMVQFVERTVKYDYADLNEISLAWSITIHKSQGSEYAVVILPIYMQHYLLLSRNLIYTGLTRAKKLAIFVGPQKAIGFAARQIKDQQRYTLLAQRLMKAIDSP is encoded by the coding sequence GTGGTGGAACGTTTAACCTACCACTCTGAGGAAACAGGCTATACGGTAGCTCGCCTCAAGGCTCCACGCACGAGTGAATTGGTGACGATCGTTGGTAGTTTTGCCAATATCCAAGCAGGGCAAACGTTGCATCTAGAAGGCATGTGGCGTGATCATCCTAAATACGGACAACAGTTTCAAGTCGTCAAGTACCGTGAAACTAAGCCAGCCACGATTACAGGCATCGAGAAGTACTTGGGCAGTGGCTTAATTAAAGGAGTGGGCCCGGTAACAGCAAAGCGCATTGTGGCGCATTTTGGATTGGAAACTCTGGAAATCATCGAGAACCAGATTGAGCGGCTGCAAGAAGTTCCCGGAATTGCCTTGAAACGAGTCAAGATGATTCAGCAGGCCTGGACAATGCAGAAGGCTATTAAAGAAGTGATGCTGTTTCTTCAGGGGCATGGCGTTTCCACTACCTATGCCGTCAAGATTTACAAGCAATACGGCGACGACTCGATCGACATCGTAACACGCAATCCCTATCAGTTGGCAATCGATGTCTATGGCATTGGATTTGTTACCGCTGACGCCATCGCCCGTAACTTGGGCATTGATCCAGGGTCAGAATTTCGCTATCGCAGCGGCATTCTGCATGTATTGAGCGAAGCCTCGGACGATGGGCACTGTTTTTTGCCTCAAGCTGAGCTAGTAGAACGGGTGGTAAATCGCTTAGCAGTCGCTGACCATCAACCCGATCCGGAGGAAATTCAGACCCTGACCACCCAAATGGCCCTAGACGGAGAATTGGTGCTGCAAGGTGGGTCAGATCAGTTTGAGGGGCAGTTCATCTGCTATTCACCACCGTTTTATGGCGCAGAACAAGGGATGGCCGATCGCCTAACTCGATTGTTGGCGCATGATTTGTCGGTGGATTTGCCACGGGTACAGCGGTGGATCGATCGCTTCACCGAGAAAACTGGGCTTCAGCTTTCTGCCCAGCAACGTCAAGCCGTTGAAATGGCCGCCAGCCATCGGGTCTTAGTGCTCACGGGCGGACCGGGAACAGGTAAAACCTTCACTACCCGGACCATTGTTGCTTTGTGGAAAGCGATGGGTAAAACCATCGCCTTGGCTTCACCTACTGGCCGCGCTGCGCAACGCCTGAGCGAAATGACGGGTCGCGAGGCTAAAACCGTGCATCGGTTGTTGGAGTTTGATCCAAGTACGATGGCATTCAAACGGGATGGGCAAAATCCGATCGAGGCGGACTGTGTGATTGTAGATGAAGCGTCGATGCTGGATTTATTTTTGGCGAACTCGCTAGTGAAGGCGATCGCACCACAAGCACAATTGCTGCTGGTGGGTGATACCGACCAGTTGCCCAGTGTGGGGCCAGGTAATATTTTGGGTGATTTGATCGCGTCTGAAAAAATTCCGGTCATCCGTCTCACAGAGGTGTTTCGGCAAGCGCAAACCAGCCAAATTGTTAGCAATGCTCACCGCATTAACAAAGGTCAATTTCCGCAGTTGGAGTTGGTGTCTAATCAACCCCAAACGGATTGCCTCTGGATTAACGCCCCAGAACCGCCTCATGGTGTGCAAGCAATTCGCGATGTGATTGTTGATTTGATTCCAAAGCTAGGGTTCAACGCTGCGCGTGATGTGCAAGTGCTGTGCCCGATGGTGCGCGGCGAAGTGGGAACCCGTAATCTCAATCAGGTCTTGCAACAGTTGATCAATCCGCCAGCACCTGATAAATCAGAAATGACTCGCGGTGGTACAACGTTACGAGTGGGCGATCGCATCATTCAACAAGTGAATGATTACAATCGGGAAGTCTTTAACGGCGATTTAGGAACCATTTGTGCTATTGATCCAGATGAACAAGAGGTAATGGTACAGTTCGTCGAACGCACGGTGAAATATGACTATGCCGATTTGAACGAGATTTCCTTAGCTTGGTCGATTACCATTCACAAGTCACAAGGTAGCGAGTACGCTGTCGTAATTTTACCAATCTACATGCAGCACTATTTATTACTATCTCGTAACTTAATTTACACAGGGTTAACTCGAGCAAAGAAACTTGCGATTTTCGTGGGACCACAGAAAGCAATCGGCTTTGCGGCTCGACAAATTAAAGATCAGCAACGCTATACTCTATTGGCGCAACGACTAATGAAAGCGATCGATAGCCCATAA
- a CDS encoding DUF3747 domain-containing protein, with translation MKLAIYRAAAIAIATTIATTTGFSASSQAGQFGQQEVDQTRFIAVASPYQNGNAHQLLILEQLADNRPCWQEYTSSQGLLTIVEPLLLNFDFTGVCSRSTDSNGYSIRVNGEDFGLRYSVRVVPHNGDLLLVGAPGDRRMPHILIGRAYGMTNEFVKLNLSPGWRFTRRTFDDRTVGHVYLTYDGDLTATLIDGIRSGNVAALPEPTPNLIARFPDTRNDIYLAEINQAVTIGFIAGFNDNTFRPAESLTREQLVSMVIEALSSLPGMAFSVPPQAYSSPYVDVRVDRWSAAKIEFARQNNIVSGYQDGSFRPAQPVTRAELMAVLRRAAEYARSRQGQSPQLPFNQPEIAFSDTAEHWAGRLIGQMSTFCHVATPLNERGTQFAPDRAAQRNYAAAATLRMLNCINLSETASD, from the coding sequence ATGAAATTAGCTATCTATCGGGCAGCCGCGATCGCTATAGCTACCACCATAGCAACAACGACTGGATTCTCAGCATCTTCACAAGCTGGTCAATTTGGACAACAAGAGGTCGATCAAACTAGATTCATTGCTGTGGCATCTCCCTATCAAAATGGCAATGCCCATCAATTGCTGATTCTTGAACAACTGGCAGATAATCGTCCTTGTTGGCAGGAATACACCAGTTCTCAGGGATTGTTGACGATTGTAGAACCGCTGTTACTCAATTTTGATTTCACGGGTGTATGCAGTCGTAGTACTGACAGTAATGGCTATTCCATTCGCGTCAACGGTGAAGATTTTGGGTTACGCTATAGTGTTCGAGTTGTTCCACACAATGGTGATCTACTGCTGGTAGGTGCACCGGGCGATCGGCGTATGCCTCACATTTTGATTGGTCGAGCTTATGGTATGACCAACGAGTTTGTCAAACTTAATCTCAGTCCAGGCTGGCGCTTTACGCGACGCACCTTTGACGATCGCACCGTAGGACACGTATATCTCACCTATGACGGTGATCTGACAGCCACGTTGATTGACGGCATTCGTTCCGGTAATGTGGCCGCACTCCCCGAACCCACTCCCAACCTCATCGCTCGCTTTCCAGATACCCGTAACGACATTTACTTGGCTGAAATCAATCAAGCTGTGACAATCGGGTTTATCGCTGGATTCAACGATAATACGTTCCGTCCGGCTGAATCGCTGACCCGCGAACAATTGGTATCAATGGTGATTGAAGCACTAAGTAGTTTACCAGGAATGGCATTCAGTGTTCCCCCCCAAGCCTACAGCAGTCCTTACGTCGATGTCCGTGTCGATCGCTGGAGCGCAGCCAAAATTGAATTTGCTCGACAGAACAATATTGTTAGTGGCTATCAAGATGGCAGTTTTCGTCCAGCCCAACCCGTGACGCGGGCAGAACTGATGGCGGTATTACGACGCGCTGCCGAATACGCTCGATCTCGACAAGGACAGTCACCCCAGTTACCGTTCAATCAACCGGAGATCGCTTTCTCTGATACAGCGGAACATTGGGCTGGCCGTTTGATTGGACAAATGTCTACATTTTGTCATGTGGCAACCCCGTTGAACGAACGTGGAACCCAGTTTGCTCCCGATCGAGCGGCTCAACGCAACTATGCAGCCGCCGCAACGTTGCGAATGCTCAACTGTATCAATCTAAGTGAAACAGCCTCTGATTAG